GAATTGTGTAGAGTCGTGTTAGAGTCAGGTTTCCAAATTCGCTACCACCAACGATAACGGAGCGGAGAGTGGAACCAATCACAGGCATGGTCCCGGCGATTCCGGTTTCAATTTGATAAGACCAATAGCCTTTCTGGTCCCAGGGGAGCGGATTTCCGGTAATCGTGAGTCCGACAATCACGCCGCCAATCAAGAGGCTGGTCCAGTAAATAAATTCTTTTGGCTTGCGATAACCGGCTGAAATGATGACCAGAAAAATATGAATGATGACCGCGACAATCATCATGTGTGCAACATAATGATGCAGACCGCGTACAAACCAGCCTAGATCAACTTGTGTTTCAATGTAATGCACACTACCCCAAGCGGCTGCTTCGGACGGGCTATAGACCGTCATTAACAAAGTGCCAGTGACGATTTCCAGCAACATCAACAGGACCAGAGCCCCGCCCCAGATATTCTGCCAGCGGGAGCGTCTCTTCGTGGGGAAGTTTAATAAAAAGATCGCATGGAAGAAGTTCTTGTAGCCGGTTCTCTCGTCGATCCACTGTTTGGTTTTTTCTGACAGCACTGAAACATCTCCCTATGGGAAATCAAAAATATTACTTCAATAGAATAAGGTATCAGAGTTGGAAGGTTGGGAATGCGAACTCAGCCTAAGGCTTTTTTTTCTGCAATGCCCGGTTCAAATTTTTGGTATTCGACTTCAACCCACTGCTCGCCCCGTACTTTTTTCAGCGATGTTTTCAGTTCATCCATTCCGCGGAGCTGAGGGCCACTAACCGTACCACCGTCTGGCTCGAAGGTGGCTGCATGGCAAGGACAGAAAAACTCTTCGTCGCCAGGAACATAATCAATCACACAGCCCAGATGCGGACAAGTGGATGAGAACGCCGTCACCGTTCCGTCCTGGGCTTTGGTGATCCAGACTGAACCGATCGGACCAGACGGATATTTGGTCCAGGCATCGACGCGCTGATCGATGATGGAGAATCGTTGAGGAACGCCCGGCTCCAGGTCGTTCAGTTTGGCAAGTTGATACGTATTTTCTTGTTTTTGACCGCGCTTCAGCGTCGAAAGTAGAAAGCCTAATCCAGGCACCGCCAGAACTGTGGCATAGATGGCACCTAAAACACCAGTGCAATATTTGAGGAATTTTCGACGTCGCATGGTGAGAACCTTCAAATCTGAAAAGCCAGCTGTTGATCAGTAATCTGGATATCACTACTTGATTTCTGAATCAAACAAAATGTGACTTTTAAGGTAACGGTTTAGTTTTCTTCTATTTGGAATAGTAAACAGTCAAATGTCTGTCATACTTCAAACTGGTAGGATGCTTCTCGTTTTTAGTGAGTTGCTGTTGAGGAGGGAAGTAACAATCTACTTTTCCGAAACAGTAATCTTTAAGTTTCAGTTACTGCTGGAAGGCTGACTCTATCCTAACAAATCATACAAGAGATTACGAATGTTTATTTTAACTCTAATGGCTTCATGTCTTTAAGGCAATGGGAATAGTTAATTAGGATTATACTGTCCAGAATAGGGGAAGTACAATCCCGGGCTTCTGAATTCAGTCAGACAATAAAAAAAACGGCTCCCCCGAAGAGGGGAGCCGCTTTTATCTTAATTTCAGTCAAACTGAAGTCTTGATTGAGAACTAGTCAATCAGGCCGAACAGGTTTGACAGGCTGTTTCCGCTCAGACGGCGAGACTGTTTACGGTCTTGCATACGGCTGGGGAAGTAAGCTTTAGGATCTGAAGTTGGAGCAGGAGCTGCAGGAGCTGCTGAGGGTGAGCATCCAGCAGGAGCACATCCAGTGTGGCAGCAAGGTTTGTCACAGCAACCTTCAACGACTTCGTATCCGCAGAGTTCCAGAGCTTGAGTTGCTTCACGAACAACTTTCTTGTCACAGTCGCCCAGAGCACAAGTCAGAGCAGCTGTCAGCTCAGGTGAGCAGCAGCAGCTATTCTTGCGAAGCTGGTCGCCGATTTCATCAGCAGCTTTAGCACGAACACGTTCGTCAGCGTCGTTCAGAGCGTAGATGAAAGCACACATGATCTCAGGATTGCATTCGCAGGTGAATTTGTCGCCCAGTTTGTGAATTGCTTTACGACGGTGTTTAGCGTAGCAAGCAGTTTGAGACTGGTAGATCAATTCAGCGATTTCGCAAGGATCATAGTTGCAGCAAGGTTTTTCGTTGCAGCAAGAAGCTGGTGCAGCACAGGTCTTAGGAGCTGGTGTGCATGCTTTGGGAGCAGGAGCACAGCAGGCCTTGGGAGCTGGTGCACAGCAAGCCTTTGGTGCAGGAGCACAGCAGGCTTTAGGAGCTGGAGCACAGCAAGCTTTTGGTGCAGGAGCACAGCAAGCCTTAGGAGCTGGTGCGGCACATGCTTTAGGAGCAGGAGCACAGCAGGCTTTTGGTGCAGGAGCACAGCAAGCTTTAGGAGCTGGTGCGGCACATGCTTTTGGAGCAGGAGCACAGCAGGCCTTGGGAGCTGGTGCACAGCAAGCTTTAGGTGCAGGAGCGGCACATGCTTTAGGAGCTGGTGTGCAGCATCCTTTGCCGGTGTTACAACCGGTGTTGCATGTGTTGCAGCTAGATCCTGAGTTGCAGCAGTGCTTTTTGAACCAGCCACGCAGACGGCGAGCAGGCTTGCAGCAAACTGGAGCAGATTCACAGCAGCAAGGCGGTTTAATTGATGAACACTGACGTTGGTATGTATAAACGTTAGGCTCACATGGTTTGGTAATAGTGGGTTTACAACACTCAGGTTGACATGTCGAGGCACATTCACAGCTCTTTGCAGCCCCGCAATTAAGCGAAAGGTCAAAAAGATCTGCTTGTGCAACGGCATTCATCCCCAATGCCACAACAAATGCACTTAACAGACTAATCCATTTCATAGAACAGCGTCTCCTTCTTGGGTCGATTTCTGACCATCATAGACAGATTGATGTGCCTCTTTTGTCACATCACAGTGGTTTACGGCGCGAATTTTGTTTTGTTCCTTTAGGGACTGCTTTCGGTCCAAGTTGAAATCATCAACTCGCGCTGGCTTGAGCCTTAAAGGAATTGTGACTCACAATTCCTTTACAATAATTTCCGTAATTTCGATTGCGGTCGATGCTCTTGCGAGCACCGGCCAAATTCACATCCGAATTGTTTCCTTCTATCATTCAGACGCGAATTCTCATTGCGACTGCTACAATCTATCGGCGTGCTGTAATTATCGCTTGAATGTCTCAAGTCATTATCAGATAAAAAGGTTACGTCATTTTTACATCGGATTATTAGCATCGTAACGGTTGGTTAAACTAGGAGAGGTTTGCGACGAATTGAGTGCAGAAACGCCCCCTAAAATGTGTAAATCTGGGAGAGTTGTGTGCCAGAGGGAAACTTATATTTGACGGTTGGGGCTATGCCTAATGTGAGGAGGGACCCGTTCCTGTCAGCTGTTTTTGTTGGATGGTTTGCGACATCCTCGCTTTCAGCGTGCTCAGAATTCAGCCGGAAAAGTCTAACTAAGTTGCCTGGAATCTGTTCCAACTTTGCCGATCAATGCTGTCTGGAACAATGGCAACTGATTTTTTCTCTTTTCCTGCTGGTCCGTATGCTCAAATAGTGGGAATTATGTCTGGAAACAAACTTAATCAGTTTCGACCGGTCCTGACATGCATTTTTCAGGCAATGCTTTGACATGGTCTTGGTCAAAGGCTTTTGATTGTATCAGTTGAACAATCCTTGCTTTTAGCAAATTCAGGGTGCATAATGTATTAGAGTATTTCCAGTCGGGCCAACAGGAGAAAAACAAATGCGGTATCTTCTCGTTTTGAGCTTGGCTTCTTTCTTTATGATGCTTCCCGAACCGGCTGTCGCTCAGCGGCATCACTCGGGACACGGACACCATTACGGGCATTCGCATCACCATCATTCGTACCCGCGTTATTATGGTCGTACCTGGTCGAATCCCAGCTGGTCGGTCAGTGGTCGCTCCGGAAACGTTGCTTATAACTTCTCGTTTGGTGGCAATTCCTATTATGGCGATCCCTGGGGCCCCTACTTCTATAACCGTTTTGGTTATTACAGAACGGATGCCTTTATCGCTGGCAATCCCGTCCTGTTTTCTAATGG
This genomic interval from Gimesia alba contains the following:
- a CDS encoding QcrA and Rieske domain-containing protein — translated: MRRRKFLKYCTGVLGAIYATVLAVPGLGFLLSTLKRGQKQENTYQLAKLNDLEPGVPQRFSIIDQRVDAWTKYPSGPIGSVWITKAQDGTVTAFSSTCPHLGCVIDYVPGDEEFFCPCHAATFEPDGGTVSGPQLRGMDELKTSLKKVRGEQWVEVEYQKFEPGIAEKKALG
- a CDS encoding HEAT repeat domain-containing protein — translated: MCAFIYALNDADERVRAKAADEIGDQLRKNSCCCSPELTAALTCALGDCDKKVVREATQALELCGYEVVEGCCDKPCCHTGCAPAGCSPSAAPAAPAPTSDPKAYFPSRMQDRKQSRRLSGNSLSNLFGLID